A portion of the Candidatus Alcyoniella australis genome contains these proteins:
- a CDS encoding radical SAM protein, translating to MKILLLAPRSSYWKSLFFFCEPMGLTYIASAARQAGHDVRLIQQLTTSDPSDDQIVRQVEEYQPDVIGLSVLSDSYAISLELVRRIRRVSRALIVYGGKHASINPEIAGDPGVAAVLVGEGEYAFCEILERYDGSIESIRDVQGLAYFDGELHSNGISARIENLDELPFPMRETLPMDRYRMVNLFGVPASLQRMASCVSSRGCVYNCLFCPTPMLSNRKWHARSVENVTAEIAQILDQYNSNFILFHDEDLLLDRKRAAALCEAMIDQGFQRRLKWGCETNISNIDDSLLELLAKSGCIFLSFGIESGDSETLEQMHKKVDLERAKETLVRVRKHKIQTNGNIIIGFPWEDRERIERSFATIKQMQLDTLAINVLVPIKRSELFEIAVNERLFVDRNYHNWTQKQAVMNTRHLSAAQVDELYRLLNRRFYFRPRFILRLLSSGVRKPINFLGMAEILVRSIWTRFRQF from the coding sequence GTGAAAATACTGCTTCTGGCCCCGCGCAGTAGTTACTGGAAAAGCCTGTTCTTTTTCTGCGAGCCGATGGGGCTAACCTACATCGCCTCCGCGGCGCGACAGGCTGGTCACGACGTACGGCTGATTCAGCAGCTCACTACGTCGGATCCCTCCGACGATCAGATCGTGCGGCAGGTCGAGGAATACCAGCCGGACGTGATCGGCCTCTCGGTCCTCTCGGACAGCTACGCGATCAGCCTTGAGCTGGTGCGGCGCATCCGCCGGGTCAGTAGAGCGCTGATCGTCTACGGCGGCAAACACGCGTCGATCAACCCGGAGATCGCCGGCGACCCGGGGGTCGCCGCGGTGCTGGTCGGCGAGGGTGAGTATGCCTTTTGCGAGATCCTCGAACGCTATGACGGCAGCATCGAATCGATCAGAGACGTACAGGGGCTGGCTTATTTCGACGGAGAATTGCACTCGAACGGGATCAGCGCACGGATCGAGAATCTCGACGAGCTGCCGTTCCCGATGCGCGAGACGCTGCCGATGGATCGCTACCGGATGGTGAATCTGTTCGGAGTCCCCGCCTCGTTGCAGCGGATGGCCTCCTGCGTCAGCTCCCGGGGCTGCGTGTATAACTGCCTGTTCTGCCCGACGCCGATGTTGTCCAACCGCAAATGGCACGCGCGATCGGTCGAAAACGTCACGGCCGAGATCGCCCAGATCCTCGACCAATACAATTCCAACTTCATCCTGTTTCACGACGAGGACTTGCTGCTCGACCGCAAGCGGGCGGCCGCCTTGTGCGAGGCGATGATCGACCAAGGATTCCAGCGTCGTCTCAAATGGGGGTGCGAGACCAACATCTCAAACATCGACGATTCGCTGCTGGAACTGCTGGCCAAGTCGGGATGTATCTTTCTGAGTTTCGGCATCGAGTCCGGCGATAGCGAAACCCTCGAACAGATGCATAAAAAGGTCGACCTTGAGCGAGCCAAGGAGACTCTGGTACGGGTCCGCAAGCACAAGATTCAAACCAACGGCAACATCATCATCGGGTTTCCCTGGGAGGACCGGGAGAGGATCGAGCGCAGCTTTGCGACCATTAAACAAATGCAGTTGGACACTCTGGCAATCAACGTCCTGGTCCCGATCAAGCGCTCCGAGCTGTTTGAGATCGCGGTCAACGAGCGACTGTTTGTGGACCGTAACTATCACAACTGGACCCAGAAGCAGGCGGTGATGAACACGCGCCATCTGTCGGCGGCCCAGGTAGACGAGCTGTACCGCCTGCTCAACCGCCGCTTCTATTTCCGGCCGCGCTTCATCCTGCGGCTGTTGTCCTCCGGCGTACGCAAGCCGATCAACTTTCTGGGCATGGCCGAGATCCTGGTGCGCAGTATCTGGACCCGGTTCCGTCAGTTCTGA